A stretch of DNA from uncultured Fibrobacter sp.:
CCATTTGTTCCGTTTGTTCCGTTCGTGCCATCCTTGCCATTGGTGCCGTTTTTGCCGTTCTTGCCGTCAACACCGTTTGTTCCATTCTTGCCGTCGGTACCGTCCTTACCATTGACGCCGTCTTTGCCGTTTTTCACGGTGCCAATAGTATCGCCGTCGCAAATAATGGCAAATCCGGAATTGTCCTTCAATTCCTTGGATTCGCAACGATACTGGATGGCTTCCTGGTCGCTCATAGCGACCCATTCGCCTTCGGAACAGACATACATCGTGGCTTTGGGCTTCACGAAGTTCATGGTTCCTTCGGTTTTATCGTTACAGTCTTCTGGATCTAGGGAACTGACGATACTGAGATTGTCGTTAGTGATAGTTTCTTCGTTGCTACAAGATGTAACACTGATTGCAAATGCTGCGCACAATGCAGCTGTTGAAAGGCGCTTGATAAACACCGTATTCTCCTTATTTTTTTTGACGCCAATAATAGAAATTTTTGTTTACAATTGTGCTTTTTTGCGTTTTGTATGAAAAAAACAATTTTACCCCTTACAACTGGAGTCGGATTAGTCTAATTTATGCATCGAAAATGATTATTCGGGAATCCATAGGTAAAAAACAGCATGCTCTAGTGAAGTCTGCACTCAAGGGTTTTGTTTTTGCGGCGCTTTCGGCTATCTGCTACGGCACGAATCCGCTGGGTGCGCTCCACTTGTATGCACAGAACTATTCGCCCGAGACGGTGCTTTTTTACCGATTCTTTACGGCGGCATTGTTGCTGATGGTCGTCATGCTATCCAAGGGCTCGCACTTTAAAATTTCGTTTCGCGAGTTCCGTGCGCTAGTCGCGTTCGGCTTCTTGTTTGCCGCAAGTTCGCTCACGTATTACGCCTCGTTCAAGTACATGGATGCGGGGCTAGCCTCTACGCTTCTGTTCCTTTATCCGCTCGAAGTCTCGGTGCTCATGGCGTTTTTCTTCAAGGAAAGAGTCAAAATTTGGACAGTCCTTTCGATTGTGATTTCGATGGCGGGCATTGCGCTTTTGTATCGTGGGGGAGACGGCGCAACGCTCAGTTCGGTGGGTTGCCTGCTCGTGTTCTTGTCGTCCATAAGTTACGCCATTTATATGGTGATGGCGAACCGCATCAACTTGCAGATGGGCTCGGTCAAGATGACTTTTTATGCCATCTGTTTTTGCATGTTCTTCTTGTTGCTTTATTCGGTGACGCTCGGTTCAGGGCTCCCGCCGCTCTTTACGCAGGCGAGTTCCTGGGGCTGGGGCTTTATGCTGGGACTTGTGCCGACGGTACTTTCGCTCATTTTCATGGTGAAGGCGGTACGCATCGTGGGCTCTACACCGACGGCGATTTTGGGCGCTCTGGAGCCAGTGACTGCAGTGACGATAGGCGTGACTGTCTTTGCCGAAACCTTGACGACACGCATCATGGCGGGCATCATCTTGATCCTTTGTTCCACCATTTTGATTGCCGTAAAAAAATAACCCACTGCCAACTATTTACTATAATTACCGATATGCAGTGCACATGTTCTGTTTGCAACAAGGAATTTAACGACAAGGTGGGGATGTCCCCGCTGGAAAGCAATCTTGCCATCCGCGTTCGTAACAAGGTCGGAAATATTTGCCCGGATTGCCGCGCAGAAACATGCAAAACCAAGCGCGGCCGCTGGCGCATGTTCTTTTATGACCTGAAAATAGGGCTACTTTGCTTGTTGCTGCTGTTGCCCGTTTTCTTGCTCTTTGCCGGAATTATTGTTGTGCTTGCGCTTTATGTGCTATAAAGCTTGAATTCGTTTGGCTAGAGCCCGCCAGGCTAGAGTCCGCCGACCGCGACAATGACGCCTGCGAACACTAGACTCACCATCGTCATCAACTTGATCAAGATGTTCAGCGAGGGACCTGCGGTGTCCTTGAACGGGTCGCCTACGGTATCGCCGACAACGCCCGCCTTGTGACAATCGGAACCTTTTCCGCCGAAGTTGCCTTTCTCGATATATTTCTTGGCGTTATCCCAAGCACCGCCAGCGTTGTTGAGCATGCAGGCGAGCGAGAATCCGCAAGCGAGCCCACCGGCAAGCAGGCCGAAGACGCCTGCGATACCCATGAACAAGCCTACGATAACCGGAACGATGACCGCGAGGAGCGACGGCAGAAGCATTTCGCGTTGGGCTCCGTGAGTCGAAATTTCAACACATTTGGCATAGTCCGGCTTGCCTGTTCCTTCCATGATTCCTGGAATTTCCTTGAACTGGCGGCGGACTTCCTTGACCATGGAAGAGGCTGCGCGGCCGACCGCCTTGATGGTCATGGCGCAGAAGACAAAGGCCATCATGCAACCGATAAAGAGGCCGCCAAGAAGCATGGGGTTCATCAAGTTCAGGTTGAATGCGTTCATGAAATCGCCGAACGAAGCGTCTGCGATAGAAAGCGCTGCGAGCGAACCGTCGTTTGCGATGGCCTTGATGCCGCCTTCTAGAATTTGCCAATGCGAATTGTTTGTGGCTGCGCCAGAGGCGAGTGCTGTAGAACTGCTGAAGAAGGTGACGCCACCGAATTCGAATGCGCCGTCGTGGGCGAATTTGCTGAGCCAGAGCTTGATTTCTTCGACATAGGAGGCGAGGAGTGCCATGGCGGTAAGGGCTGCAGACCCGATGGCGAAACCCTTGCCTGTCGCGGCGGTCGTGTTGCCGAGCATGTCGAGTTCGTCGGTGCGTTCGCGGACTTTCTTGGGGAGTTCTGCCATTTCGGCGTTACCGCCCGCATTGTCGGCAATGGGCCCGAAGGCGTCTGTCGAAAGCGTGATGCCGAGGGTCGAAAGCATACCGACGGCCGCGAAACCGACTCCGTAAAGCCCTTGCGAAATGTTACTGAAACCGCCCGCAAAACCGAAGGAGGCGAGAATGCCGAGAACAATCGTGATTACCGGGAGGGCGGTGGAGTACATGCCGACCGAAATGCCTTCGATGATGGTCGTGGCGGGGCCCATCTGCGAGCGCGAAGCGATAGCGCGGGTGGGCTTGTAGGCGTCGGAGGTGTAGAATTCGGTAAACTGTCCTATGATGACGCCAGCGGCAAGGCCTGCGACGACAGATCCGAAAATGCCCCACGAAATGAGTCCCAACTTGACAAAGACAAGGAGCGCCAAAAGAATAAGGATCGAAGATCCGAGCGTTCCGACGAGAAGGGAATGCAAAAGCGACTTGGTGTTGGCGTCATCTTTGGTGCGCACCATGAAAATGCCGACAATCGAAAGAACGATGCCTATTGCCGCGACAAGCATCGGGGCGATGACATGGTGCATGCTCATGCCGGGAAGGGCCGCGCCGAGCGCCGCTGTCGCCAAGATGGATCCGCAGTAGGATTCGTAGAGGTCTGCGCCCATGCCCGCAACGTCTCCGACGTTATCGCCGACGTTGTCGGCGATGGTGGCGGGGTTACGCGGATCGTCTTCGGGAATTCCCGCTTCGACTTTACCCACCAAGTCTGCACCGACATCGGCCGCCTTCGTGTAGATACCCCCGCCAACGCGGGCAAAGAGCGCCTGCAGCGAGGCGCCCATGCCAAAGGTCAGCATGGTGGTTGTCACTTCGGCCATCTTGGCGTGTCCGAAAGCCGGATTCGTAATCAAACCGTCCGAAAAATCCATCGAAAT
This window harbors:
- a CDS encoding DMT family transporter, which codes for MIIRESIGKKQHALVKSALKGFVFAALSAICYGTNPLGALHLYAQNYSPETVLFYRFFTAALLLMVVMLSKGSHFKISFREFRALVAFGFLFAASSLTYYASFKYMDAGLASTLLFLYPLEVSVLMAFFFKERVKIWTVLSIVISMAGIALLYRGGDGATLSSVGCLLVFLSSISYAIYMVMANRINLQMGSVKMTFYAICFCMFFLLLYSVTLGSGLPPLFTQASSWGWGFMLGLVPTVLSLIFMVKAVRIVGSTPTAILGALEPVTAVTIGVTVFAETLTTRIMAGIILILCSTILIAVKK
- a CDS encoding sodium-translocating pyrophosphatase, coding for METFSIPGFWYTVPAASILALVAALLFFKSMMKMDEGTPRMIEIAGYVREGALAYLKRQYRTVSVVFAILFLIFVILAFLGIQNPFVPVAFLTGGFFSGLCGFLGMKTATQASSRTAAGASKSLNQGLVTAFRSGAVMGLIVVGFGLLDISIWFYLLNFIYDHNIFGMGATLASKISMDFSDGLITNPAFGHAKMAEVTTTMLTFGMGASLQALFARVGGGIYTKAADVGADLVGKVEAGIPEDDPRNPATIADNVGDNVGDVAGMGADLYESYCGSILATAALGAALPGMSMHHVIAPMLVAAIGIVLSIVGIFMVRTKDDANTKSLLHSLLVGTLGSSILILLALLVFVKLGLISWGIFGSVVAGLAAGVIIGQFTEFYTSDAYKPTRAIASRSQMGPATTIIEGISVGMYSTALPVITIVLGILASFGFAGGFSNISQGLYGVGFAAVGMLSTLGITLSTDAFGPIADNAGGNAEMAELPKKVRERTDELDMLGNTTAATGKGFAIGSAALTAMALLASYVEEIKLWLSKFAHDGAFEFGGVTFFSSSTALASGAATNNSHWQILEGGIKAIANDGSLAALSIADASFGDFMNAFNLNLMNPMLLGGLFIGCMMAFVFCAMTIKAVGRAASSMVKEVRRQFKEIPGIMEGTGKPDYAKCVEISTHGAQREMLLPSLLAVIVPVIVGLFMGIAGVFGLLAGGLACGFSLACMLNNAGGAWDNAKKYIEKGNFGGKGSDCHKAGVVGDTVGDPFKDTAGPSLNILIKLMTMVSLVFAGVIVAVGGL